A region of the Arachis hypogaea cultivar Tifrunner chromosome 15, arahy.Tifrunner.gnm2.J5K5, whole genome shotgun sequence genome:
CTTTATACCAAAAAGAAGTCTTAAAATTGCAATATATAAGAAATTACAATGACTAaaaattgttgctgagtttgatGAGGTTGCTTGGGGCATGGAGACTGGTCAATGGATATTGCATTGTTTGTGAGAGAGGTTGAATCCAAAGTCCAACCTATTgctttatgtaatccttagtagTGAGAAGCTTTATATTTAAAATCCTAAAAGATCAGAGAAAGTAACTACTCTACTGTGCTTATTAGACATTATGCTTCAACCAACTTTATATTAAGTTTTAGAGCATGGGCTAAACAGCAGAGGAGATGGCAAAATATAGATAGAGTATAAACATTTCTTTGTATTTGATTGTGTTATATATTGAATTGAATCATATACATATACAAACTAAGTAggtcaaaaattttaatcctctaAGGTCTACAAAATTTGGAACCTATCTCAGGATTTATAAAGAATAACAACAGACTCTATTGAGCCATGATGTTCAAAAGAGAGACTCTTGTTTTGATCAAATGCCTAAATAGGTTCTCCAAATCATTCTCAAGGCTTGTGATGACATTCTCCAAAGCCTCCAATCTTTCATGTGCTATCTTCATGTTGGAACCTTCATTTAGCATGGTTCTTAAAGCAGCATCAACACACTGCAACTCATTGGAATTTTGTGAGTTCACTTCTTCCTTATGCATCAATTTGTTCATCCATTTAGCTGCCTTTGACTTTGAAAGAGGACCAGCCAAGAATGAAAGTAGGGATTGGAAGACAGACATGTTCATTTCAATGACTTCTCTTAAAACACTAATCACATTAGCAGCATCTTGACCTTCATTCAACAATGGGGATGCTCCAAATTGGCTCTGCTTCAAAGATGTGTTCAACTTCTTGACATTCTTCTTAATCTCCTTTGTCAACAAATTGTATTCGGCTATGCTTGATCCAATAGTTGAATCTGCCTTTCTCCTTCTGAGAGCAGAATGAAGGGATTGTACATTTTCCTTGATCTGCATAACTGTGTCCCTTGTGATTCCACATATATCCAAGACTTTGATTGAGCCATCCAAGATCTCTTCAAAGCATTTGTCACCTTGATGATGGGAGATAACCTTTTGAGTTGAAGCAGCATTGAGAAGATCATCCAAGGAAACATATAAGTCTTGAAGCAAGGACAATCCAGTGCTAATTGACTCAGATGTTGAAGCAGATGTTGCTTCATAAGTCCTGAGCTTGTTGAGCTCCTCTTGAACCTTTGTGTAGCTTGGATGAGATCCATTTGGCAAACTGTTTGACCGAATGTGAAATTTGGTTTCCATTGTTGTATATATTTGTGTGTTCTTCTTTCTAAGGGATTGAAGAAAGCTCTAATGTTAGTTTGTGTGTGTTCTCTTATCAAATCCATTGGCTCATTGTCTTTATATATAGAAGGTAGCTACTTTTTCATGATTGATTCCTATTGGCCAACATAATAAAGCATCACAGCTCACATATCTCAACCAATGAAAGCATGGGTTACATGCATGGATTTTCTTGGAATTTGTTAAGGTTGCCACATCTCTAACCAACATTATTGTGTTGTTATAAATGCATTAGAAGTGCTACCTGTCATGTTCTCCTTGTGTTTGCATTCACAGAACCTCATTAGTCATCACCAACATTGCCTCCTCTGCTGCCACATTATCCTCTTTGATTGCAAATATTATATGATTCACTTCAATAATGTCCATTGGTTTGTCCCAATATGATAGAGCTATGGAGCTGCAGCATGGATTAAAAAATGGCTCCTGCAAGGTTGAGATTCTGATCCTGTGAATATAAAATATGGTCAATCATTAATGGTGTCACATATAAAATGATGGTTCAATTAGTAGCATTTAGACTAGTTAAGTCATAAGTGTGTGTACGGGTAGCATGTAGTATTCATGTCTCACCTTTTTTAATGGTAATCTCCTCCTTGCTAGGATTTCATCATTTTCTGCTAAGATTTTTCATGTACATTGTTTCTGTTGACACTAATCTTTACCTCAATATTGTGAAATATCAAAGTACAGAAAGGACATGTACTATTCTTGCTGTTCTAGGATTAAGGGGTGCATTTGCTACTAATTGTCAAAgatctcttgtttaatttttttaagtaataatattttaatccTAGTAATTGTCATATGCTATTTAACTTCTGGAATTTAATTAGATATATATATTAAGCAACATGCAAAATAACTCTGCTCATTTTCTCTTTGTTCCCTCTGTATCCCTAAGGAACAAGGTTTAATAGATCAGCCTATTTACCTTAGTCATAAAACAAAGTTATATTGAGTTTTATAGGTAGGTATGTAAATTATTCTCTACATGTTTCATATTCAATGCATTTGGATCCCAACCCTCTCATAAAACTAAAACCATTTGTTTAATGGATTTTGCAAATATGGCAGAAACAGCAATCATTATAATATTTGCAATGAAAGAGGGCAATGTGGCAGCAAGAGGAGGCAATGTTGGTGATGACTAATGAGCCAACACAAGCAAAACAAGACAGGTAGCACAATTGCATAACATCACATTATAATATAATAACAAGAGGGTATGTCAGAGATGTGACAAGCTTCACATATTCCAAGGGAATTCATGTATGGACCACATGAATGATTCTCACTCTCTGATTGGGAGATCATTGATGAGCTGTGTGTGATGCCTCTAGAAACCAATCATCAATAGCTTCTCTTATATAGAGAGAGAGTCAAGGACTTGGTACCAACACATCAGCATTCACAGCTCTCTTTCagaaacaataatcaccaaaaaagagagagaaaaaaaaaacagaaaacaatGGCAAGCAATCTTCATGTTCGTTCAAACAGTTTGCCATCTGCATCTCATCCATCCTCCACAAGGGTTCAAGAGGAGCTCAACAAGGTCAAGACTTTTGAAGCAACATCCACATCTGCATCTGCATTTGGATTGTCCTTGTTAGAAAATCTATACATTTCCTTGGACGATCTTCTCAGTGTTTCTTCCACCCAAAAGgccatatttcatcatcaaggtGAAGAGATATTGGATGGCTCTTTGAGACTTTTGGATATATGTGGAATCACAAGGGACACAGTGATGCAGATCAAGGAAAATGTACAATCACTTCACTCTGCTCTCAGAAGGAGAAAGGCAGATTCAAATATTGAAAAGATTGTAGCAGAATATAATTCATTctcaaagaagatgaagaaaaatatCAAGAAGTTGATCACATCTTTGAAGCAATCAGAAAGCAAGTTTGGTGCTTCCTCACTCCTGAATGAAGAAGTGATTAGTGTTGTAAGGGAAGTGATGGTGATGAACATGTCTGTCTTTCAATCCCTTCTCTCATTCTTGGCTGGTCCTCCTTCAAAATTAAAGGCAACTAAATGGATGAACAAGTTGATGCATAAGGGAGAAGTGAGCTCAAAGAATTCCAATGAGCTGCAGTGTGTTGATGAAGCATTGAACACCGTTTTAAATGAAGGTGCTAATGGTTCCAACATGCAAGTAGCACATGGAAGATTGGATGCTCTGGAAGATGCCATTGAAAGCATTGAAATTGCTTTGGAGAACTTATTTAGGCGCTTGGTAAAAACCAGAGCCTCTCTTTTAAACATTATGACTCAGTAGAGTCTACTCACTTATTCTTATCTCTCTCTAAATCCTACAAAAGAATCCCAATTTTAAGGATCTCTGGAAGGTTGAAAATTTTGATCTCTTTGATTTGTACATGTATAAAATTCTATGGTTACATAatcaaatacaaaagaaaattcaCATTTCATatattttgctctcttttcttTTGTATGGGTCATCTTTTTAAGTTTCTCTGCACATACATTAACATTTAATTTAGTCTCTCTCCATCACTTATCTTAAAACTTGGGTGGAGTATGATATCTACTAAGCAAgtagaataattaattaaactttaATGATATCTACTAATGACATGCCACTCGTGCACTGAACAATTCTCTTTAAGAGGAAGTTAAATCAAATTCATTGAATAACAATCTGTTAGAGAAAGTACCTCAATTATTATAAATCATTAGACATAGTCCAAAATGAAACAAAAGCATTATACATTATGGAACTAGAAAAATGAAAGACACTTGATCAACATCAGTTAGAGTTATCATAACAATTTTCTTCCACTAGAGAATCCACCATATTGTTCTATTTTGACAATAAAAACCATTGAGGCAATTATTATGACAAAATTATGTTTAGGGATAAATAAGTCAGTACCATTGTTGATATTTGATGAATAACTAATCCttgatttattaaatttttagtcTCTATAAATTTGTATTGAGatattcttccttttcttttctgctATGGTGTAAGATTTATAAACATTGGAAACTAATTTTATTCGGCCAACATTTTTCTCTCTTtaactttctctttttctttacttAATCTTTGCTCATCCTCTACTTTGTTGATATTTTCCACAGGAAATCTTGACAAATATCTATGATCCTATATAACAAACAGCAAGAACAGTACTGAATGTCCTTTATGTACTTTGAAATTTCACAAGAATATTGAGCTAAATATTGGGATCAACATTCTTTCTGATATGCTAAAAGTTAAAACCAGATTAATACTACATGATGAAGGAGATTTTGATAATAAGAAGGGGAGACATGAAGACTACATGTTATTCGTGCACACATTTAAAAATTACTCTAATGCTCATAATTGGTCCATCATTATGTTCTCTTAATCTCAACAAACTTATCtgtcatatatatatttataaatatattagttaGCATTCTCCATATCACAAAATGAGGATCTCAACCTTATCAGAAAAGTGTAATTTAATCCATGTTGCATAGTTCCAACCTCATGATTTGAGACAATCACTGAAGCAGCatgaattatattatatatttggaATCAAAGGGGTTAGTGTGGCAGCATAGGAGCCACATTAGGTGATGAGTAACGGGGACATGCCAGATAATACACTTCATAGTTTCCAAAACCATTTCACTTTGAATAATTTGATGCAAAAGTATCACATGTTAGGCAGAGATGGGACAAGCTTACCATATTCCAAGAGAATAATGCATGCTTCACATGCTTTCTACACATGATTAAGATTGGTGAACTGTATTATCTCTTAAGTTGGTCTATGGAAACAAATTGTGAATAATTGAATAGACCCTATATAAGGAGAGGTGCCAAAGGGCATAGACTACAAAAAACAAACAGCATTGAGCTTCctccaaaagaaagaaaaagaacaatgGCAAGCAAATTGCATGTTCGATCAAACAGTTTGCCAAATGGATCTCATCCATGCTCCTCAAGAGTGCAAGAGCAGTTGAACAACCTCAGGAACTTTGATGTAACCTGCACATCTGAGTCGGTTGCCAAAGGCTTGTCCATGTTGGAAGACGTATACTTCTCCTTGGAGAGTCTTCTCAATGTTGGTTCAACCCAGAAGGCCATTTCTGATCATCAAAGTGAGAAATGCTTCCAAGAGATCTTGGATGGCTCAATCAAAGTCTTGGATGTATGTGGCATCACAAGGGACACTGTCATGCAGATCAAGGAGAATGTACGATCACTTCATTCATCtcttagaagaagaaagggagacTCATGCATTGAAAAGAGCATAGCCAAATACAATTCCTCCTcaaagaagatgaggaagaatgTCAACAAGTTGATCACATCTTTGAAGCACCTACAAAGCAAATATGGAATCTTAAATCAGCATCAAGATCTTAGCATTCTAAGCAAAGTGATAGCAATAAGCATGTGTGTCTTCCAATGTCTGCTATCATTCTTGGGTGGTCCTTCAAAGTCAAAGGCAATCAAATGGATGAACAAGTTGATGCAAAAGGGAGAAGTGAACTCAGAGAGTGGCAATGAATTGCAATTGGCGGATGCAGCTTTGAACACCCTCTTAAATGAAGGTGCAAAAGGCTCCCAGATTCATGCTTCCAATGAACAATTAGAGGCTTTGGAGATTGCTATTGAAAGCATTGAGAGTGGTTTGGAGAACTTATTTAGGCGCATGATTAAGACTAGAACATCCCTTTTGAACATATTATCCCAATAGAATACACACTATCTTCAGAATACCAATTTTGATCTaccatatgtgtatatatatatgtgtacaAATGCAATCAAATCAAATACATACAAAAGTTTATACTCTAAATTTTGGTGTCTTTCTTGTTTAATCAttgttttatttatctaataGCAGATACTATATGAATATGCTCCTGCTTAATGAACAAAACAATTAATATCCAgtaattagatttgacttttaggcttcaagtaaaaaaaaaaaaaaattcaaagttcCCAAATTTATTAACCTGCTTACTTGAAATACAAACTAAATCTATAGCAGCTTTTActgtttatatttttatcaagATTAGTCAcaaaactcttttctttcttttcctttggtATTTTGttacatttgttttttttttttttgggtctttctttcttttatttgctAATAAACAGAAAAAACttgattgaatttgaaaatattgaAACAAACTAAGAGCATGCACTCTTGAATCAACATCAAGATATTATTTTGTGAAAAATGTTAACGCTTTTATTTAATCACatatttaaaactttaaaatcCTTAAGGTAGAAGATAATTGAGTTAAATACTTTAattctataataataaattattagaaagaAATTATGATAATAAGAAAGGGATACATGACTTACGAACTACTCCAATGCTGCTAATCTGCCCATCATTATGTTCTCTTAATCTAACAAACTTATCTgtcatatatattattaccaTTCTCCATATCACAATCCAGATCCCAGCATCTCAAAAATTtgtaatttaatctaattttgcATAGCTCCAACCCCCTCATATTGAGACAATCTCTGAAGCAGCATCAACTATATATTATTTGGAATCAAAGAGGGTAATGTATTAATGGGGAGCAAGTTGAGGCACATTAGGTGGTGTCATTTAATAAACTTTGAAACCATGTAACTTTCAAtaatgttattgttattgttaggcAGAGATGTGACAAGCTTAACATATTCCAATAAAGTATATGCATGATCCACATGCTTTCTGGTTTATACACTTTGATTATAAGATAGGTGAGTTGTAATGTCTCTTGTGTTGGCTTTTGGTCTATGGAATTGCCCCTATATAAAGAGTTTCAAAGGAATTAGACTGCAGAATACAAGCATTGAGCTTACTCCAAAAAAAggaagagggaaaaaaaaaaagaacaaacaagaaaagagTAGTAAAAATGGCAAGCAAGTTGCATGTTCGGTCAAACAGTTTGCCAAATGGATCTCATCCATGCTTCTCCAGGGTAAGAGATGAATTGAATAATCTCAAGGCTTTCGAAGCAACTTCGACGTCTGAGTCAATTGTCACTAGCTTGTCCTTTTTGGAAGATTTACACTCTTCTTTGGATGATCTTCTCAATGTTGCATCAACCCAAAAGGTCATCTCTCAACAACAAGGTGACAAATGCATTGAAGAAATCTTGGATGGATCCATGAAGGTCTTGGATATATGTGGCATCACAAGGGACACAGTTATGCAGATCAAGGAGAATGTGCAATTCCTTCATTCAGCTCTTAGAAGGAGAAAGGGTGATTCAACCATCGAAACAAGCATAGCTGAATACAATTCCTTCTCAAAGAAGACGAAGAAAAATGTCAACAAGGTGATCACAACCTTGAAGCAGCTACAAAGCAAATTCGGAGCATCTCAACTGTTGAATGAAGAAATGATGAGAGTTTTAAGAGAAGTGATTGCAATGAACGTGTCTATCTTCCAATCCCTTTTGACTTTTTTCGCTCGTCCAGCATCGAAGTCAAAGGCAGCCAAATGGATGAACAAGTTGATGCATAAAGGAGTGGTTGCATCTGAAGATAACTCAGAGAATTGCAATGAATTACAACTGGTGGATGCAACTTTGAACATCCTTTTAAAAGAAGGTGCTAATGGTTCCAACATGAAAGTAGCACATGAGCAATTGGAGGCTTTGGAGATTGCAATTGAAAGCATTGAGATTAGATTAGAAAGCTTATTTAGGAGCATGATTAAGACTAAGACATCCCTTTTGAACATATTATCCCAATAGAGACTATTTCAACATAAAGCAATTTTGATCCCACTAAATTTGTATATATGTAATGACACAATGCAATAGTTatacaatcaaatcaaatatagaGAAAGGTTTATACTATATTTTTTGGTGCGTTTGTTGTTATTCATGGTTTTATTTGCCTAAATagagaatattttaaatttgttgctGCCAAAAACACTAAAGTACAATCGGAGCATAATGTACAAGAAGCAAGTGAAGCATTTAATTTCACCTTTTAAGAGGTAGCAATGCGTTTTTGCAATCCAGAGCCCCTTGAATCAATATTGCACAATGCTGCAGGAATCTCAGAAGTTCCTCTTCAAATTGCCCATGAGCAATGTGCTTAATAGTACTGATATGGTGAAGTAGAGTGTCTTATCCTCTGTTAGAGAAGTAATAAAAAAGAGCagcatatattaaaaattttcgacAAATAATCTGTAATACAATATACTACCGATGCTACGATACAAGCCCtttttcacataaaaaaaaaaaagtaataataagcTTAATATAAAGCATTCAATTGCATTCATAAACCCTTGTCCAATTTAAAATGCAAACCACTCCTTGCCTCAACATCTATCCATTAAGGCATTAAGTAAAACATAGAAATTGATACCTCAAAGAACAAAGCAACTTCTCctatgtcttcaatcatgccttgAATCAAACCAAATAACATCATTAATTTTCATCCAATTAAATTGCTTCACCAAATTCTGGTCCAAAATGAGAGTCTCGTTTGGGGAACCTCTAGAATGTATGTCAAGCTTCACTAGTGAAATTTATAATGTGCTAGATTTCTGCCGGCTTCCACCCCAATGGCGTTGCCTAGCCCTCCTCTTCCTCCCATCCTTTTTCTCCTTCGCTTTTTCTTTCAAGTCCCTCTCTCCTCTCCGCTTGTACATCTTGAAACTGATCTTCTGATCAGCAGCCATTTTCCTCACCTTTTCAGTGATCTCTACCGCAAATTGTCTGTTATATAGTTTCCGCAGACCGCGCATTAGCTTGGCAAAAGTATCCGGCTGTGGCATTAACCCCTGATCCAACATGTCTATGCAGAATGAACAAGCTTCCTTTACATGTCCCTTTGAAAAGAGTGCATGAATCCATATTGTCCATGCACCCGCATTCAATTCACACCCTTTGGTAGATGTGATACAATTCCAAGTATCTTTAGCCAGTTCAAGCTTTTGAGCTCTTAAAAGGAAATTCATCAACTCCTTCAATGTACCGTACTGAGGGGTGGTAAAAAGCCCTCTGCCAACCATCTCCTTGAAATGTTCACAAGCTTCAATCTGACAACCTTGCTCAAGAAAGCCATTAATCATTATGACAAAGGTGTCAATGCCTGGACTAAGCCCACTTGCTTCCATTTCATTCCAAATCCAAACACCTTCCTTGATCTCTCCCAACTTGCAAGCCAACCTAATAACCGTATTGTAGATGTTAAGGTCAGGAGTGCAACCAATCTTGTGCATCTCATTCACCAGTTCCATACACTCCTCCAGTTCTTCCTTCTTTTCATGGGCAAACATGAGATGATGATAAGTCAGCTGATTTGGCACATGGCCTTGTTGTATCATCCGATCCAAAAGCTCATAACCTCTTTCAACTTTTCCCCACTTGCAAAACCCACTAATCAATGTTGTATAGGTTATGGCATCCACATCACAGCCATTTCTCTGCATCTCAACAAATAACCGCATTCCCTCCTCCAATCTTTCATGTTTGCATAGTGATTGGATCAAAATTGTGTACGAGGTTGCATTCGGTCCACAACCTATCCTTCTCATCTCCTTCAAAAGATCATAAGCATCCCCCATTTTCGCAGCTAGAGCATAACCACTAAGCAAATTGTTATAAACAACGATATCCGGTTCAATGCCTGCATCCTTCATTTGCACCAACACATGTTTTGCTTCCATAAGTTTCCCTTCTCTACACCAACCATACAACAAGGAAGTGAAATGTTTGATGGTTGGAGGAAATCGATATCTCATGTCCTCAAAAAGCGAAGCGGCTTCCTTAATGCTACCATTCTTGCACAATGCATCCAACAAACACCCGAAAACATATTCATCAGGCTCACATCCGTAATTGGGCATTTCATCTAATACTTCAATAGCCTTCTGAACCATCCTTGCAGAAGCAAACTTCCTCATTAGAATAACAAACATCTGTGGAGAAATTAACATAGGATTCTCTTGCCTCATTTCATCAATTAGTGCCCAAACAGCTCCAAATTGCCGCATTTTGCCCAAAACCTTAATCATAGCTTTGTAAACTTCTTGACTATGTTGATAATCGGACTGCTTAGAAGCCCATGCATAGAATCTATATGCCAAATTCCCGGCATCGCCACATCGATTCAAGATGCGCTCAGTTAATCCAGGCCTCACAACAATTCCAGATTCTTTCAAAGCAAGCTCCAATTTGGGAACCCTAGAATGATATTTTCTCAATATTCTATAAACTTTTTCCACATCAGAAGCAAACTCATCATCGTAGCTTTGGTCATTTACATCCTTTTCTGGACTACATTGAAGGTGAATAAGGCCAAAATGGTTTTTTGATGCGGCACTGCTGATGCAGCTGCTACTATTATCAAATTCTGAGGACTTATGATTGAGTGGTGGCGAATGTGGTGAACACACCTCAAAACTAGTAGAAAACAGCTGGGATAGTGTATTTTTCTGTCCAATAACTGTTAATGAATTTGTCAAGGGAAGTTggaaaaaattaacttttttgaAGAAAGGCAATGTTTTTCTCGAAAATCTCTGCATTTTCTTGAGGCTCACTCAACCCTGGTTTGGTACTCCACCGCCGCCAGATGATTCAATTTGAGAGGAACGAGGGTGAGATTAGGAACAATGACAAAATAGCATTGGAGAGGGGCGTCAAGAATTTCGCAGTGGAATAAAGCAAAGCACCCAACTCTTGTTAATCACAAATTGGAATCTGAAATTGAAGCATAAGGCAATGGAGTTGCCAAgaaaggagtgaatgaagagcTCATCCGCGAGGTTCTCAGCATCCCATGTCCCACCGCTGCAAATACTAATCTGTTAACGGGTGCCTCTTGGGTTACTACCGTATAAGAAAAGGACATGAGAAAAATTTTGGATAGATTTAttggctaatttttttggatatggaAGAAACTTTGGTGTAACACTCAGTTATTGGATTTTATGGCATATTGTCCCGccctcaaaattttgaaaaacaccaTAAAATCCAATAACCGAATGTTACACCAAAGTTTTTACCAATATCTAAAAATACAAACAATATGAGTAATATTCCACCCCTGGCCATTTGCAGTGGCGTCCCCAAAATATAGTTGTCATAACTGACTTGGTGATCAAAACGGTCAGACTATTGGGTCACTAGTTCAACTGATTGACCCGgtcttatttaaataatataatataaaatagtcaaaaattGAAATGCATGTCTTcactaacaacaacaatcaaatctcaaattataaaaataactaatacgaAAATAGACATAAAATTAGTCAGTACTACTATAATAGTATCTTAATTTGACACACTAAAAATAACAATCCATAAACTATGTCCAAGGAGTAATTTGAAAGTCTAGGTATATCTTCATCTGATGTTCTTGGGATGATGGTGTTTCTGATGAAGCCATCTTAAAATcccataaaagaaaaaaaatcaatcaactaAGTAACAAATAGCAAAAGAAACCAGCATCATTACAGCAACGacaattaacaatcaacaaaattcaTAATCAGCGAAACCAATTCATAAACTAATTCAACAATTAACAAAACGACTACATATTcaacaattaaaccatattcataaTCAGCAAAACCCCTGCATATTCATATTCATAAACCAATTCAGAAATCAATTCAACATTTCAATTCAACCACTGCCATGTTTATTTCTAATCAACTCATAaaccaatcaacaataaaatTCACAGCAATAACATCAATGAATCAACCTGGAAAAAATTAAATGCTCACCTGTTGTTGCAGAGGCAGAAGGTGGACGATGAGAAGCAGTTCAGGCAGCAACAACCACggaagagaggagagggaggGACGGAGGCGCAGCGCGGCGAGACGCGAGCACTCACCAGGAAGCACAGCTGCAGGAAGAGAGGCAAGACGCGAGCAGTGGAGCACACCAGGCGTTCGGTGCTGTGATGGCGGACGACGACGACACGCTGCACAGCTTCAGGAACCGCAGCTCGAGCACTCACCGGCGGAGGCACGGCGAGACGCGAGAGGCCGAGCACACAGCACAGACGGAGGAGAGGGGCAAGACGCGAATCGCGAGCACAACATTCGGAGAATCCGGCGAGAGGCGCGGCGATGGCGGCGAGCGTGCGGTGGCGGTGAACCGAGGTGAGCTGCCAGTGCTGTGCCTGTGTGTGTAGTGTGCCGTTTCCGAAAGTGAGAGGGAGAGGAGAGTTTGGGGATGGCGTGGGCAGAGAACTAGCCTAGGTCTGTTACAATTTACAAACGACGTGGTTTTGGACTTTTGTGGTTTTAAAAAGTTTTCTGAACCGGTCCGGTTTCTCACACCTTCCGGTTCATCGGTTTTCACAAAATCTGACCGATTCAAACTGGTTCTCACCGGATTTGTTCCTTATCCAATCCAATGTTCACCCGGACCGGCCTAGAAGGCAGATCGCCAATTTTCTAGTCCGCTCACTCGGGTTAGTCCATTTTTTTCAACTATTCCCCTAATCATCCTGAAATATCACGATGGTCCTCATCCgtttaaataattagattaataAACTCCTACAACCATTTGCTCAAAAACGATTACATAATGATGTGTCAGATTATGTGTAATGTAATGTGTTAATTATCAGCGCCACGTCGTCATGTCCATCTCCATTGTCTCAATTGCATGAGGCTGTGAGTACGAGCTTTTGTCTTCCTCAAATCCTAAGGACAGATAGGCATGAAGTTGGAGAAGAGAGAGACCTTTTTAAGGATTTATTAGtccatattttttaaaagaaaatatatagatAGACAAtgataatattaaataatgtgaataatagatatattgaATGTTGAATTAATAGGTGTACAGATaattatattgattatttttaattagatagttatttcttttgatttgatttactcATGCACAGTTAACAATAATTAGATGTTCAATATTATCTACAAAAGTCATTATTTACTTAacaaaaccctttttaaaatcGCTTCTGTATGACATTCATGTGATTTTTTATACCTGACACGTCAGTATATTATCAGTTTTAACAATTGATTACAATAATTGTTTAAACTAATTTATCAAATAATTAAGAGTAGGTTAGAGttttttgaattatgaaaaaat
Encoded here:
- the LOC112747675 gene encoding uncharacterized protein, translated to METKFHIRSNSLPNGSHPSYTKVQEELNKLRTYEATSASTSESISTGLSLLQDLYVSLDDLLNAASTQKVISHHQGDKCFEEILDGSIKVLDICGITRDTVMQIKENVQSLHSALRRRKADSTIGSSIAEYNLLTKEIKKNVKKLNTSLKQSQFGASPLLNEGQDAANVISVLREVIEMNMSVFQSLLSFLAGPLSKSKAAKWMNKLMHKEEVNSQNSNELQCVDAALRTMLNEGSNMKIAHERLEALENVITSLENDLENLFRHLIKTRVSLLNIMAQ
- the LOC112747677 gene encoding uncharacterized protein, with product MASNLHVRSNSLPSASHPSSTRVQEELNKVKTFEATSTSASAFGLSLLENLYISLDDLLSVSSTQKAIFHHQGEEILDGSLRLLDICGITRDTVMQIKENVQSLHSALRRRKADSNIEKIVAEYNSFSKKMKKNIKKLITSLKQSESKFGASSLLNEEVISVVREVMVMNMSVFQSLLSFLAGPPSKLKATKWMNKLMHKGEVSSKNSNELQCVDEALNTVLNEGANGSNMQVAHGRLDALEDAIESIEIALENLFRRLVKTRASLLNIMTQ
- the LOC112747676 gene encoding uncharacterized protein translates to MASKLHVRSNSLPNGSHPCSSRVQEQLNNLRNFDVTCTSESVAKGLSMLEDVYFSLESLLNVGSTQKAISDHQSEKCFQEILDGSIKVLDVCGITRDTVMQIKENVRSLHSSLRRRKGDSCIEKSIAKYNSSSKKMRKNVNKLITSLKHLQSKYGILNQHQDLSILSKVIAISMCVFQCLLSFLGGPSKSKAIKWMNKLMQKGEVNSESGNELQLADAALNTLLNEGAKGSQIHASNEQLEALEIAIESIESGLENLFRRMIKTRTSLLNILSQ
- the LOC112747674 gene encoding uncharacterized protein, yielding MASKLHVRSNSLPNGSHPCFSRVRDELNNLKAFEATSTSESIVTSLSFLEDLHSSLDDLLNVASTQKVISQQQGDKCIEEILDGSMKVLDICGITRDTVMQIKENVQFLHSALRRRKGDSTIETSIAEYNSFSKKTKKNVNKVITTLKQLQSKFGASQLLNEEMMRVLREVIAMNVSIFQSLLTFFARPASKSKAAKWMNKLMHKGVVASEDNSENCNELQLVDATLNILLKEGANGSNMKVAHEQLEALEIAIESIEIRLESLFRSMIKTKTSLLNILSQ
- the LOC112747673 gene encoding putative pentatricopeptide repeat-containing protein At5g65820, with translation MQRFSRKTLPFFKKVNFFQLPLTNSLTVIGQKNTLSQLFSTSFEVCSPHSPPLNHKSSEFDNSSSCISSAASKNHFGLIHLQCSPEKDVNDQSYDDEFASDVEKVYRILRKYHSRVPKLELALKESGIVVRPGLTERILNRCGDAGNLAYRFYAWASKQSDYQHSQEVYKAMIKVLGKMRQFGAVWALIDEMRQENPMLISPQMFVILMRKFASARMVQKAIEVLDEMPNYGCEPDEYVFGCLLDALCKNGSIKEAASLFEDMRYRFPPTIKHFTSLLYGWCREGKLMEAKHVLVQMKDAGIEPDIVVYNNLLSGYALAAKMGDAYDLLKEMRRIGCGPNATSYTILIQSLCKHERLEEGMRLFVEMQRNGCDVDAITYTTLISGFCKWGKVERGYELLDRMIQQGHVPNQLTYHHLMFAHEKKEELEECMELVNEMHKIGCTPDLNIYNTVIRLACKLGEIKEGVWIWNEMEASGLSPGIDTFVIMINGFLEQGCQIEACEHFKEMVGRGLFTTPQYGTLKELMNFLLRAQKLELAKDTWNCITSTKGCELNAGAWTIWIHALFSKGHVKEACSFCIDMLDQGLMPQPDTFAKLMRGLRKLYNRQFAVEITEKVRKMAADQKISFKMYKRRGERDLKEKAKEKKDGRKRRARQRHWGGSRQKSSTL